In Deinococcus puniceus, one genomic interval encodes:
- a CDS encoding type II toxin-antitoxin system death-on-curing family toxin, producing the protein MLEVSEGRPGVAHIGVIESAVSKPVTSLGGEDAYPTFFTKLAAIGYTLAHDHGFSDGNKRTALQVMLNVLEANGFYPDPSDREKVTAAILAAMNLLDVAGLRVTLMLWCGIDPADAEA; encoded by the coding sequence GTGTTGGAAGTGTCGGAAGGCCGTCCGGGTGTGGCCCATATCGGCGTGATCGAAAGTGCGGTCAGCAAGCCCGTCACTTCTTTGGGTGGCGAAGATGCCTACCCCACGTTTTTCACCAAATTGGCGGCGATTGGCTACACCTTAGCCCACGATCACGGCTTCAGTGACGGCAACAAGCGCACCGCCCTTCAGGTCATGCTCAACGTCTTGGAAGCGAATGGGTTTTATCCTGACCCATCTGACCGCGAGAAGGTGACGGCGGCGATTCTGGCAGCTATGAATTTGCTGGATGTGGCGGGACTCCGCGTCACCCTGATGCTGTGGTGCGGCATTGATCCCGCCGACGCGGAAGCCTGA
- a CDS encoding SIMPL domain-containing protein yields the protein MTPSVRLPSAIIATAIASVAFFATGFVVVRGLADVKNASDVINVTGSAKRNITSDLAGWTFTVRSSDDSNLQNAYKAFQGAQPAIDAFLRAQAFATSELRREPVNAGPQNYTVIEDVNGENAEVERTRYVVSQTFRVQSGNIAKLQSAVSAATAAFVDASTGGLSIESGDVQYLYTKLSDVRVQLLEEASKDAQRRAQAIAQSAGNSIGAVKNARVGVFQITPRFETSVEDTGSYDTTALEKDVTAVVEIDFVVR from the coding sequence ATGACCCCATCGGTGCGCCTGCCCAGCGCCATTATTGCTACCGCCATCGCGTCCGTCGCCTTTTTTGCCACCGGGTTTGTCGTCGTGCGGGGCCTTGCCGATGTGAAGAATGCCAGCGACGTGATCAATGTGACGGGCAGCGCCAAGCGCAACATCACCAGCGATCTAGCGGGATGGACGTTTACGGTTCGCAGCAGCGACGACAGCAATTTGCAGAATGCGTATAAGGCTTTTCAGGGGGCGCAGCCTGCCATAGACGCCTTTTTGCGGGCGCAGGCGTTTGCAACGTCCGAACTGCGGCGCGAACCAGTGAATGCGGGGCCGCAAAACTACACGGTCATCGAGGACGTGAACGGCGAAAACGCCGAAGTGGAGCGCACCCGTTATGTGGTCAGCCAGACGTTCCGGGTGCAGTCGGGCAACATTGCCAAGCTGCAAAGCGCGGTAAGTGCGGCAACGGCGGCCTTTGTAGATGCCAGCACAGGCGGCCTCAGCATCGAAAGCGGCGACGTGCAGTACCTGTACACCAAGCTGAGCGACGTGCGCGTGCAACTGCTGGAAGAAGCCAGCAAAGACGCCCAACGCCGCGCTCAGGCCATTGCCCAGAGTGCCGGAAACTCTATCGGGGCCGTGAAGAATGCCCGCGTGGGCGTGTTCCAGATCACGCCCCGCTTTGAAACCAGCGTGGAAGACACGGGCAGTTACGACACGACGGCGTTGGAAAAAGACGTGACGGCAGTGGTGGAGATTGACTTTGTGGTGAGGTGA
- a CDS encoding histone deacetylase family protein codes for MSLPPHTFPHPYRAFTAFLGASFAAGPAPRRQFLPAEFRASLLAGAGERLPLLYAPVLEWALAERVHDAEYLRRWRAGEVTRAEERALGFAWSPAVVERGLASSGATLAATGDALTLGLGINLGGGTHHAYRAHAEGFSFLNDVAISAQWLLDEGRAARIAVVDLDVHQGNGTASIFAAEPRVFTVSVHGANNYPFQKEVSGLDVALPDGTGDVVYLAALEDVVFPALHAFAPDFVFYLAGADVLEGDQLGRLALTPAGVRERDERVCRWAALHGIPLVLVMAGGYNTNPQTLIAARLGTLEAALSAFGAVVGEV; via the coding sequence GTGTCCCTTCCTCCGCACACCTTCCCGCATCCCTACCGCGCCTTCACGGCTTTTCTGGGCGCGTCGTTTGCGGCTGGCCCGGCCCCACGCCGTCAGTTCTTGCCCGCCGAATTCCGCGCAAGCTTGCTGGCCGGAGCAGGGGAGAGGCTGCCCTTGCTGTACGCTCCGGTGCTGGAATGGGCCTTGGCCGAGCGCGTCCACGACGCCGAGTATCTGCGCCGCTGGCGGGCTGGAGAGGTCACGCGGGCCGAAGAACGGGCGCTGGGGTTTGCTTGGTCGCCTGCCGTCGTCGAGCGCGGCTTAGCCAGCAGCGGCGCAACCTTGGCGGCCACAGGGGACGCTTTGACCTTGGGCCTCGGCATCAATCTGGGCGGCGGCACGCACCACGCCTACCGCGCTCACGCCGAGGGGTTTTCCTTCCTCAACGACGTGGCGATCAGCGCCCAGTGGTTGTTAGATGAAGGCCGGGCGGCGCGGATTGCAGTGGTGGATCTGGACGTGCATCAGGGCAACGGCACGGCGTCTATCTTCGCCGCCGAACCCCGCGTCTTCACCGTCAGCGTGCATGGAGCCAACAATTACCCGTTTCAGAAGGAGGTCAGTGGGCTGGACGTGGCCCTGCCCGACGGCACGGGTGACGTGGTGTATTTGGCAGCGTTGGAAGACGTGGTTTTTCCTGCGCTGCACGCTTTCGCCCCCGATTTTGTCTTCTACCTCGCCGGGGCCGATGTGCTGGAAGGCGATCAGTTGGGCCGCCTTGCCCTCACGCCTGCCGGAGTACGCGAACGAGATGAGCGCGTGTGCCGCTGGGCCGCCCTGCACGGCATTCCGCTGGTGCTGGTCATGGCGGGCGGCTACAACACAAATCCCCAAACGCTGATCGCGGCGCGCTTGGGGACGTTGGAGGCGGCGTTGTCTGCGTTTGGGGCGGTGGTTGGAGAGGTTTAA
- a CDS encoding GNAT family N-acetyltransferase, whose protein sequence is MAVTLRPLRPGDEQAAVRWAADPEFCLAAGWTPHLAPRLISKHWQRLIAGTGPDFLRLGIEENGELVGYVDLANKLAHTAELGVAIGERAQWGRGLAHQACRLLLAHAFGPLGLHTVTAQVHAPNSRSHRLMLGLGFVEVGRAEPELYREEWVGVVCYRLGRGSFLDCG, encoded by the coding sequence ATGGCCGTGACCCTGCGCCCACTTCGCCCCGGCGACGAACAGGCCGCCGTGCGCTGGGCCGCCGACCCGGAATTCTGCCTTGCCGCAGGCTGGACGCCCCACCTCGCCCCGCGTCTGATCAGCAAGCACTGGCAGCGCCTGATCGCCGGAACCGGGCCAGACTTTTTGCGGTTGGGAATAGAAGAAAACGGAGAACTCGTGGGCTATGTAGACCTTGCCAATAAGCTGGCGCACACGGCAGAACTGGGCGTGGCGATTGGCGAGCGGGCGCAGTGGGGGCGTGGGCTGGCGCATCAGGCGTGCAGGTTGCTGCTGGCACACGCATTTGGCCCGCTTGGACTACACACAGTCACGGCACAGGTTCACGCGCCCAATAGCCGTTCTCATCGGCTGATGCTGGGGCTGGGATTTGTTGAAGTGGGGCGGGCTGAGCCGGAACTTTACCGGGAGGAGTGGGTGGGGGTGGTGTGCTATCGGCTGGGGCGGGGGAGTTTTTTAGATTGTGGGTGA
- a CDS encoding S1C family serine protease produces the protein MTNINDMSRISEGLADAAQTAGQSVVTVLGGRPVSGTVVADGQVLTAAHVLHSDEVKVRTADGRELAATVAGRDPSTDLALLRVEGLNLPAMPASTGARVGELLLGVGRPMHGLQVTLGLMERAAPPERGPMRGWLEAGAAPFRGVTGGALVDTRGGLVGLLNAGVSRGTLLAVPAARALRVADLLNTAGRVPRGYLGVATQPVHFPDAQQSDTQTGPQAEAGSEAQPEERGGRGEHGPRRGAGRGERGRESRGWGGRGGQQRGRIGLTVVQVETGSPAANAGLLVGDVLLALDGEAVRHPGELLALVRERAGEMLAVRVLRGGQETDVTVTVGER, from the coding sequence ATGACGAATATAAATGACATGAGCAGGATTTCGGAAGGTTTAGCGGACGCCGCGCAAACGGCGGGACAATCTGTAGTGACCGTGTTGGGTGGACGCCCAGTGAGCGGCACAGTCGTAGCAGACGGACAAGTGTTGACGGCAGCCCACGTGCTGCACAGCGATGAAGTGAAAGTCCGCACGGCAGACGGGCGCGAACTGGCCGCCACTGTGGCAGGCCGTGACCCCTCCACCGACTTGGCGTTGCTGCGGGTGGAGGGGCTGAACTTGCCCGCGATGCCCGCCAGCACCGGAGCGCGAGTGGGCGAGTTGCTGCTGGGGGTGGGCCGCCCCATGCACGGCTTACAGGTGACGCTCGGGCTGATGGAACGGGCCGCCCCGCCCGAACGTGGCCCGATGCGCGGCTGGCTGGAAGCCGGGGCCGCCCCGTTTCGCGGCGTGACCGGGGGCGCACTCGTAGACACACGCGGCGGCTTGGTGGGCCTTTTGAACGCGGGCGTCAGCCGGGGCACCCTGCTGGCCGTACCCGCAGCCCGCGCCCTGCGGGTGGCCGACCTGCTGAACACGGCGGGCCGCGTGCCGCGTGGGTATCTGGGAGTGGCAACACAGCCGGTTCATTTTCCTGATGCTCAACAGTCGGACACGCAAACCGGGCCACAGGCCGAAGCAGGGAGCGAAGCCCAACCTGAAGAACGCGGCGGGCGCGGCGAACATGGCCCACGCCGGGGAGCCGGACGGGGCGAGCGCGGTAGGGAGAGTCGCGGCTGGGGAGGACGCGGCGGCCAACAGCGTGGGCGAATTGGCCTGACGGTGGTGCAGGTGGAAACGGGCAGCCCTGCCGCCAACGCAGGACTCTTGGTCGGTGACGTGCTGCTGGCGCTGGACGGTGAGGCCGTGCGGCATCCCGGCGAACTGCTGGCGCTGGTGCGCGAGCGGGCCGGAGAAATGCTCGCTGTGCGGGTGCTGCGCGGCGGCCAAGAAACCGACGTGACCGTGACTGTGGGAGAACGCTGA
- a CDS encoding response regulator transcription factor — protein sequence MAEPVALPAHLPPSVRVAVQSAMLRAGIESLLGAAGLLRSEAESAVLIVDDAWLADPDALADALAEGGAIVALGSAEWAALLPELTGGGWAVLSADATPAELLAGVLGAAAGLVVLPPALLHAPNSPADDMAPAPSDVTLTPREHDVLVLLAEGLSNKRAARELGVTESTIKFHVGALYSKLGVQSRAGAVARGIGLGLVSV from the coding sequence ATGGCCGAACCTGTTGCGTTGCCTGCCCATCTGCCGCCGTCGGTACGGGTAGCGGTGCAGTCGGCCATGCTGCGGGCCGGGATAGAAAGCCTGCTGGGAGCGGCAGGCCTGCTACGCTCCGAGGCCGAAAGTGCCGTGCTGATCGTAGACGATGCGTGGCTGGCCGACCCGGACGCGCTGGCCGACGCCTTGGCCGAGGGGGGGGCGATTGTGGCGCTGGGATCGGCGGAATGGGCCGCACTTCTGCCAGAACTGACGGGCGGCGGCTGGGCGGTGCTGAGTGCCGACGCCACTCCCGCCGAACTGTTGGCCGGGGTGCTGGGCGCGGCGGCGGGTTTGGTGGTGCTGCCCCCCGCGTTGCTGCACGCCCCGAACTCGCCAGCCGACGACATGGCCCCCGCGCCGTCCGATGTGACCCTGACCCCCCGCGAACACGACGTGTTGGTGCTGCTGGCCGAGGGCCTCAGCAACAAGCGGGCGGCGCGGGAACTGGGCGTCACCGAAAGCACCATCAAGTTTCATGTGGGGGCGCTGTATTCCAAGCTAGGCGTACAAAGCCGCGCCGGAGCGGTGGCACGCGGGATTGGTCTGGGGCTGGTGAGCGTGTGA